In uncultured Bacteroides sp., the following proteins share a genomic window:
- a CDS encoding HU family DNA-binding protein, translated as MGIPYKFKEINDNLSKDTKKKGGVHPIIKSREKLNTKALAEYIAGNDPLLRTEMELAITKTFSAIEKALKNGYTVALNDYGAFQLSAQFREDFNPEEPHRAESIEVKSVNFRASTKMKKRISAAGFEKSER; from the coding sequence ATGGGCATACCATATAAATTCAAGGAGATAAACGATAATTTAAGTAAAGACACAAAGAAAAAAGGCGGTGTTCACCCAATAATAAAAAGCAGAGAAAAGCTAAACACAAAAGCATTAGCCGAATACATTGCAGGAAACGACCCATTACTACGTACAGAAATGGAGCTGGCAATAACCAAAACATTTAGTGCAATAGAGAAAGCTTTAAAAAACGGTTACACAGTTGCCTTAAATGACTATGGTGCTTTCCAACTTTCTGCCCAATTCCGTGAAGATTTTAATCCTGAAGAACCTCATCGTGCCGAGAGCATTGAGGTGAAGAGTGTGAATTTCCGGGCTTCTACTAAGATGAAGAAGCGGATTAGTGCGGCTGGGTTTGAGAAGAGTGAACGGTAA
- a CDS encoding ribulokinase encodes MEKKYVIGLDYGSDSARAIIVDALTGEELATAVKYYPRWTEGKYCNPANNQYRQHPLDYVEVLEATVKESLAKCPAGTAEQVVGIAFDTTGSTPVFTNEAGTPLSLLPEFAENPNAMFVLWKDHTAVKEAAEINKLCKEWKIDYSAYEGGIYSSEWFWAKALHVLREDEAVRKSAYSIVEHCEWLPAILTGVTKSKDIVRSRCAEGHKAMWHEKWGGLPAEDFLIALDPVLAGLRDRLFTETKTADEVVGHLTEEWAKRLGLTTKVVVAGGAFDCHMGAVGSGVTPRTLVRIIGTSTCDIMVSSYEEMGDKLIKGICGQVDGSVIPGYVGLEAGQSAFGDIYAWFKRVLEFPIKQIVGNSKLIDEATKAKLVDEACSQIIPALTKEAELIPISESTVIATDWMNGRRTPDANQMLKGTITGLTLGSSAPRIFRALVEATAFGSKAIVDRFRSEGVQIDAVIGIGGISLKSPFVMQTLSDVLNMPIKVCKTEQACALGAAMFAATAAGIYGKVEEAQKAMGSGFANEYHPNAENAKAYEAIYEQYIKVGQFTEKELFC; translated from the coding sequence ATGGAAAAGAAATATGTTATAGGATTAGATTACGGTAGTGATTCTGCTCGTGCCATCATCGTTGATGCACTGACCGGGGAAGAATTGGCTACAGCCGTAAAATACTATCCACGCTGGACAGAAGGTAAATATTGCAATCCTGCAAACAATCAATATCGTCAGCACCCGCTTGATTATGTTGAAGTACTTGAAGCTACAGTAAAGGAATCATTGGCTAAATGTCCTGCAGGTACTGCAGAACAGGTTGTTGGTATTGCTTTCGATACAACCGGTAGTACTCCTGTATTCACAAATGAAGCAGGTACTCCCCTATCTTTGCTTCCTGAATTTGCAGAGAACCCAAATGCGATGTTCGTACTTTGGAAAGATCATACAGCTGTAAAAGAAGCTGCTGAGATCAACAAACTTTGCAAGGAATGGAAGATTGACTATTCTGCTTATGAAGGAGGAATTTACTCTTCTGAATGGTTCTGGGCTAAAGCATTGCACGTTCTTCGTGAAGATGAAGCTGTTCGTAAGAGCGCTTACTCAATCGTTGAACACTGCGAATGGTTACCAGCTATTCTTACAGGTGTAACAAAATCAAAAGATATAGTAAGAAGTCGTTGTGCCGAAGGTCATAAAGCTATGTGGCATGAGAAATGGGGCGGACTTCCGGCTGAAGACTTCCTTATTGCACTTGATCCTGTTTTAGCAGGTCTTCGTGATCGTCTCTTCACAGAAACTAAAACTGCTGATGAAGTAGTTGGTCATCTTACAGAAGAATGGGCAAAACGCCTTGGCCTTACAACAAAAGTTGTTGTAGCCGGCGGAGCATTCGACTGTCACATGGGAGCTGTAGGATCTGGTGTAACACCTCGCACACTTGTACGTATTATCGGTACTTCAACTTGTGATATCATGGTTTCTTCTTACGAGGAAATGGGTGATAAGCTGATCAAGGGTATCTGCGGACAGGTTGACGGTTCAGTAATCCCGGGCTATGTAGGCCTGGAAGCTGGTCAGTCTGCTTTCGGTGACATCTACGCATGGTTCAAACGAGTTCTTGAATTCCCAATCAAACAGATTGTTGGCAACAGCAAACTGATTGACGAAGCAACAAAAGCTAAGTTGGTTGACGAAGCATGTAGCCAGATCATCCCTGCATTAACAAAAGAAGCTGAACTGATTCCTATCAGCGAAAGCACAGTTATTGCTACAGACTGGATGAACGGTCGCCGTACTCCTGATGCTAATCAGATGTTGAAAGGAACAATCACCGGACTAACTTTGGGCAGCTCTGCTCCACGTATCTTCCGTGCATTGGTTGAAGCAACAGCATTCGGTTCAAAAGCCATTGTTGACCGCTTCCGCAGTGAAGGCGTACAGATTGATGCAGTAATTGGTATCGGAGGTATTTCTTTGAAATCACCTTTCGTTATGCAAACACTGTCTGACGTTCTTAACATGCCAATCAAAGTCTGCAAAACAGAACAAGCTTGTGCATTAGGAGCTGCCATGTTTGCCGCTACTGCTGCCGGTATCTACGGTAAAGTAGAAGAAGCACAAAAGGCAATGGGCTCAGGATTCGCTAATGAATACCATCCAAATGCAGAAAATGCAAAAGCTTACGAGGCAATATATGAGCAATATATTAAAGTAGGACAATTCACAGAAAAAGAATTGTTCTGCTAA
- a CDS encoding SDR family oxidoreductase: MNKTVIITGGTTGIGKATALKFAKNGYNIVTTSRNDEKIKKFLEEFKQAGYEATVYNVDVTKEEQVEKLIADTVAKFGSIDVIVNNSGIAGEPKFFAQTSKDNMRNMVETNVMGLYYGMRYGILQMLKQENKGTIVNLASIAGLNGIEYAGEYGATKHAVVGMTKGAAIEYATSGIRINAVAPGAILTDILNDVIASGQLTAEDLGSIHPMKRPGTVEDIANAIYFLASDECPFMTGVILLVDGGYSAR; this comes from the coding sequence ATGAACAAAACAGTAATTATCACAGGCGGCACAACAGGAATTGGTAAAGCAACTGCTTTAAAATTCGCCAAAAACGGTTACAATATAGTAACTACTTCAAGAAACGATGAAAAAATAAAAAAATTCTTGGAAGAATTTAAACAAGCTGGTTACGAAGCTACCGTTTATAACGTAGATGTAACGAAAGAAGAACAAGTGGAAAAATTGATTGCAGACACCGTTGCGAAATTCGGTTCGATAGATGTAATCGTCAATAATTCAGGGATTGCAGGCGAGCCTAAATTCTTCGCACAAACATCCAAAGATAATATGCGCAATATGGTGGAAACCAACGTAATGGGGCTATATTATGGAATGCGTTATGGTATCTTGCAAATGTTGAAACAAGAAAACAAAGGAACAATCGTAAATTTGGCTTCCATTGCAGGGCTAAACGGCATAGAGTATGCAGGCGAATACGGCGCAACTAAACATGCTGTAGTGGGAATGACCAAAGGTGCGGCTATAGAATATGCCACATCTGGAATCCGAATCAATGCTGTGGCACCAGGAGCTATCTTGACAGATATTTTGAATGACGTTATTGCATCTGGGCAATTAACAGCTGAAGATTTGGGTTCCATACATCCGATGAAACGTCCCGGAACTGTGGAAGACATTGCTAATGCAATTTATTTCTTGGCATCTGACGAATGTCCTTTTATGACAGGTGTTATTCTGCTTGTTGACGGTGGCTATTCAGCACGATAA
- the rpiB gene encoding ribose 5-phosphate isomerase B — MKTIGICSDHAGFELKQFVKSWLEAKGWAYKDFGTYTTDSCDYADFAHPLASAVEDGDCYPGIAICGSGNGINMTLNKHQGIRAALCWTPELSHLARQHNNANILVMPGRFIDTATADQIMTEFFSTDFEGGRHQNRIEKIPVK, encoded by the coding sequence ATGAAAACTATTGGTATTTGCTCTGATCACGCAGGCTTCGAATTGAAACAGTTCGTTAAGAGCTGGCTAGAAGCCAAAGGTTGGGCATACAAAGACTTTGGAACGTACACAACAGACAGTTGTGACTATGCAGATTTTGCTCATCCGCTGGCATCAGCCGTAGAAGACGGTGACTGTTATCCGGGTATTGCTATCTGCGGTAGTGGAAATGGCATTAACATGACGCTCAACAAGCATCAGGGTATCCGTGCAGCTCTTTGCTGGACTCCGGAGCTCTCTCATCTTGCCCGTCAGCACAACAATGCTAATATTCTGGTTATGCCGGGTCGCTTTATCGACACTGCAACTGCCGACCAGATTATGACAGAATTCTTTTCAACTGATTTTGAAGGCGGTCGCCATCAAAATAGAATAGAGAAGATTCCTGTAAAGTAA
- a CDS encoding SDR family NAD(P)-dependent oxidoreductase, whose protein sequence is MQVNKVWFITGASRGFGFEFSKAALENGDFVVATARNIESLIELSKSYPATLLPMELDVTDRKQVFDCVNIAINYYKRIDILVSNAGFGHFGSVEEMKEEEMRKQMEINFFGSFNIIQAVLPLMRQRKSGHIFQVTSMGGMATFMFNGAYSATKWALEGLCETLAKEMEGTGVKVTIIEPGAFGTNFINAVGFTPFNIEPYATRYKEFMKMSENMMSAAENPKDAAQQVLNVVLSENPPLRLALGHGISDVLIKASKERIEVWEENER, encoded by the coding sequence ATGCAAGTGAATAAAGTCTGGTTTATCACTGGAGCTTCCAGAGGCTTTGGTTTTGAATTCTCAAAAGCTGCGTTAGAAAATGGTGACTTTGTAGTTGCTACGGCACGCAACATTGAATCACTCATTGAATTGTCTAAGTCCTATCCCGCTACTTTATTGCCAATGGAATTAGATGTGACTGACCGAAAGCAGGTCTTTGATTGTGTTAATATAGCTATTAATTATTATAAACGCATTGACATACTGGTTAGCAATGCCGGATTTGGCCATTTTGGCTCTGTGGAAGAAATGAAGGAAGAGGAAATGAGGAAACAGATGGAGATAAATTTCTTTGGTTCATTCAATATCATACAAGCCGTATTGCCTTTAATGCGTCAGCGAAAATCAGGGCATATCTTCCAAGTTACTTCAATGGGGGGTATGGCAACCTTCATGTTCAACGGAGCCTATTCTGCTACCAAATGGGCACTCGAAGGTTTATGCGAAACTTTGGCAAAAGAGATGGAAGGTACAGGAGTTAAAGTAACCATCATTGAACCAGGAGCATTTGGCACAAATTTCATTAATGCTGTCGGATTTACGCCGTTTAATATTGAACCTTATGCAACGAGATATAAGGAGTTTATGAAAATGTCTGAAAATATGATGTCGGCTGCTGAAAATCCCAAAGATGCAGCTCAACAGGTCTTAAATGTAGTATTATCAGAAAATCCGCCATTACGTCTTGCTTTGGGACATGGTATTTCTGATGTTTTGATAAAAGCCAGTAAAGAACGAATTGAAGTTTGGGAAGAAAATGAAAGATAA
- a CDS encoding transketolase — protein MNDSKLMSRAADNVRILAASMVEKANSGHPGGAMGGADFINVLFSEFLEYDPKNPKWEGRDRFFLDPGHMSPMLYSILALTGKYTLQELSQFRQWDSPTPGHPEVDVMRGVENTSGPLGQGHTYAVGAAIAAKFLKARFGEVMGQTIYTFISDGGIQEEISQGAGRLAGHLGLDNLIMFYDSNDIQLSTGTNAVTSEDAAKKYEAWNWNVIKINGNDPDEIRKALIAAKAEKGRPTIIIGKTIMGKGAVTAEHESFERKCSTHGQPLSASGASYDETIKNLGGDPTDAFKIFPEVAELYAKRATELEKIVAAKYAAKAEWTKANPELAAKLELFFSGKAPKVDWAGIKQKANDATRGASATVLGALATQVENMICASADLSNSDKTDGFLKKTHAFTKDDFSGAFLQAGVAELTMACVCIGMALHGGVIPACGTFFVFSDYMKPAVRMAALMEVPVKFIWTHDAFRVGEDGPTHEPVEQEAQIRLMEKLKNHKGHNSMLVLRPADAEETTEAWRLAMENTTTPTGLIFSRQNIANLPAGTNYADSAKGAYIVAGADENPDVILIASGSEVSTLVAGAELLRKDGVKLRIVSVPSEGLFRSQSKEYQESIIPAGAKVFGLTAGLPVNLEGLAGANGKVFGLESFGFSASYKVLDEKLGFTAQNVYNQVKAML, from the coding sequence ATGAACGATAGTAAACTAATGAGCCGCGCAGCAGATAATGTGCGTATTTTAGCAGCTTCTATGGTAGAAAAGGCAAACTCTGGTCACCCGGGAGGTGCCATGGGAGGTGCAGACTTCATCAACGTCCTTTTCTCCGAATTTCTTGAATATGATCCCAAAAATCCAAAATGGGAAGGTAGAGATCGCTTTTTTCTTGACCCGGGACACATGTCTCCCATGTTGTATTCTATCTTAGCTCTTACGGGTAAATATACATTGCAGGAACTTTCACAATTCCGTCAATGGGACAGCCCAACTCCAGGACACCCTGAAGTAGACGTAATGCGTGGAGTAGAAAATACATCCGGCCCATTGGGACAAGGACATACTTACGCTGTTGGTGCTGCTATAGCAGCCAAATTCCTTAAAGCTCGCTTCGGTGAAGTAATGGGACAAACTATTTATACTTTCATTTCCGACGGAGGTATTCAGGAAGAAATTTCTCAGGGAGCAGGTCGTTTGGCCGGACACCTTGGACTTGATAACCTGATTATGTTCTATGACTCAAATGACATTCAGCTTTCTACAGGAACCAATGCCGTAACCAGCGAAGACGCTGCTAAGAAATACGAAGCATGGAACTGGAATGTTATTAAAATCAATGGTAATGATCCTGATGAAATCCGTAAGGCTCTTATTGCTGCTAAAGCAGAAAAAGGACGTCCTACAATTATCATTGGTAAAACTATTATGGGTAAAGGCGCCGTTACAGCCGAACACGAAAGCTTTGAACGCAAATGCTCAACTCATGGTCAGCCATTGAGTGCCAGCGGTGCTTCTTACGACGAAACAATTAAAAACTTAGGAGGTGATCCTACAGATGCTTTCAAAATATTCCCTGAAGTTGCAGAGCTTTATGCTAAACGTGCAACTGAATTGGAAAAAATCGTTGCTGCCAAATATGCTGCTAAAGCAGAATGGACTAAAGCTAACCCTGAACTAGCTGCTAAACTGGAACTATTCTTCTCTGGTAAAGCTCCTAAAGTAGACTGGGCTGGTATCAAGCAAAAAGCAAATGACGCTACACGTGGTGCTTCTGCTACTGTTCTTGGTGCATTGGCTACTCAGGTAGAAAACATGATCTGTGCATCTGCCGACTTATCAAACTCTGATAAGACTGACGGATTCTTAAAGAAAACTCACGCCTTTACAAAAGACGATTTCAGTGGTGCTTTCTTACAGGCAGGTGTTGCTGAGTTAACTATGGCATGTGTTTGCATCGGTATGGCTCTTCACGGTGGTGTTATCCCAGCTTGTGGAACATTCTTTGTATTCTCTGACTACATGAAACCAGCTGTACGTATGGCTGCTTTGATGGAAGTTCCTGTTAAGTTCATCTGGACACACGATGCATTCCGCGTTGGTGAAGATGGTCCTACTCACGAACCAGTAGAACAAGAAGCTCAGATTCGTTTGATGGAGAAACTTAAGAACCACAAAGGTCACAATTCTATGTTGGTTCTTCGTCCTGCTGATGCAGAAGAAACTACAGAAGCATGGAGACTTGCAATGGAAAATACTACAACTCCAACAGGATTGATTTTCTCTCGTCAGAATATTGCTAACCTTCCTGCAGGAACAAACTATGCTGACTCTGCAAAAGGTGCATATATTGTTGCCGGAGCTGATGAAAATCCAGATGTAATCCTTATCGCTTCAGGTTCTGAAGTATCAACACTTGTTGCCGGAGCTGAATTGCTTCGCAAGGATGGTGTTAAACTTCGCATTGTATCTGTTCCTTCTGAAGGATTGTTCCGCAGCCAGAGCAAAGAATATCAGGAATCAATTATCCCAGCCGGAGCCAAAGTATTTGGTCTTACAGCAGGTCTTCCAGTAAACCTTGAAGGTTTAGCCGGAGCCAACGGTAAGGTATTTGGTCTGGAATCATTCGGATTCTCTGCTTCTTACAAAGTGCTTGACGAAAAACTTGGTTTCACTGCACAGAACGTGTACAACCAGGTAAAGGCTATGTTATAA
- a CDS encoding LytTR family DNA-binding domain-containing protein — translation MTISCIIIEDEPLAAEKLESFVARIPFLKLKGSFDNALEGLQFLKTQTVDLLFLDIQMEKITGIQLLENLSSKPDVVITSAYSDYALKGYELSVFDYLLKPYSFERFQMAVNRVSDDLKQKAGAKNENNGSQIFIKTEYRRENVHLDEILYIEGMQGYLKIYLSDKRILTKQSMKAILKTLPEDQFIQVHKSYIVALSKIESIERNHIKISGKLIPVGDFYKMQFYERIENH, via the coding sequence ATGACAATATCATGTATCATAATAGAAGATGAGCCGTTGGCAGCAGAAAAGCTGGAGAGTTTTGTTGCCCGCATACCCTTTCTTAAGCTTAAAGGCAGTTTTGATAATGCCTTGGAAGGATTGCAATTCCTGAAAACGCAGACTGTTGATTTGCTATTTCTTGATATTCAGATGGAAAAGATTACCGGCATTCAATTGCTTGAAAATCTTTCCTCGAAACCCGATGTTGTCATTACATCTGCTTATTCAGATTATGCTTTGAAAGGATATGAATTGAGCGTCTTTGATTACCTGCTTAAACCATACTCTTTCGAACGCTTCCAAATGGCTGTTAACAGAGTATCCGATGATCTGAAACAGAAAGCAGGAGCAAAGAATGAGAACAATGGTTCCCAAATTTTTATAAAGACAGAATATCGTCGTGAAAACGTACATCTCGATGAAATTCTGTATATTGAAGGAATGCAGGGATATTTAAAAATTTATCTTTCAGATAAGAGAATTCTTACCAAGCAAAGCATGAAAGCTATATTGAAGACTCTTCCCGAAGACCAATTCATACAGGTTCATAAATCCTATATTGTTGCTCTATCTAAAATTGAATCTATTGAGCGAAATCATATCAAAATCTCCGGTAAATTAATACCTGTTGGAGATTTTTATAAGATGCAGTTTTATGAAAGAATAGAAAACCATTGA
- a CDS encoding aldehyde dehydrogenase family protein, whose translation MVLLVISYKTEEEAIRITNDTSYVYGYVSSANPDRAGQIAKQIIASQIMINKFNHNPYAPFGGMKQSGIGREGGTLGIQAYLEHNAVM comes from the coding sequence TTGGTACTGTTAGTCATTTCATACAAAACAGAAGAAGAGGCTATTCGAATTACCAATGACACTTCTTATGTGTATGGCTATGTGAGTTCTGCCAATCCGGATAGAGCTGGGCAGATTGCTAAACAAATCATTGCTAGTCAAATCATGATAAATAAATTTAATCACAATCCTTATGCTCCTTTTGGCGGAATGAAACAATCCGGTATTGGCCGAGAAGGAGGAACTCTTGGTATCCAAGCTTACTTAGAACATAATGCTGTAATGTAA
- a CDS encoding VapE domain-containing protein, which translates to MNVSLYNGGNKGRPTFVENLAIEAAINSFKTLKYATLVDSIRNENSDSAKAWEQLPSFTFAASFKGGRTKTNMEQYNGVIQLNSGKLEPEQAIRLRDKAAQEPNTLAAFVTTEGTGVVILSVISSPDGSIPDSNEEISKFHAHAFSVVSLYYESCLYIDFKKNEHSLLQLTSATYDPELFFNPEAEVFLIATKKDFEKKTTKLLRNMEGEPVSFSHLPVGDQRDVEIKRAFDRAYSNALNVESFREDNRSEFVYGLAYFCCLAGIPEAETAKLALQRCTTEHFTPDDLRLTIRIKYKEYEDAVGADSGLTKVEKETRMLERFIKRNFMLRRNVILEGIEFRYADQSSHEWTELRDHHLNTIYIRAHKEGINCTLNDVKAMVDSEITPSHHPFKDYIFVPFTEWDGHDYIADVAATVPTKDPEYFEWCFRKWFVALVATLINDRVINHQILVLIGGKHGMGKSTWPERLLPPEWRKSHFDANVFSNNPNATRMKLSTGAILNIDELDTVQRYDQETVKELFTTFNINIRTSPDRPPRNFTRHASFFGTTNHLDILRDYTGSRRNLCHEVTGPINFDFKIDYKQLYAQAWNMIINGFRYYFNAEENDIVEQHNQHYMETDADMELFYEYYRKPEGEEEGIYLSAAKLADYIKKKTGIATSKKMIVKLGRNLKSLNYQWKRVKGKTVYNVVIKELD; encoded by the coding sequence ATGAATGTATCCTTATACAATGGCGGGAACAAAGGACGTCCCACGTTTGTAGAAAACCTCGCTATAGAAGCAGCTATCAACTCGTTCAAAACACTGAAGTACGCAACGCTTGTTGATAGTATCCGCAATGAGAACAGCGATTCAGCCAAAGCTTGGGAACAACTCCCCTCCTTTACTTTTGCCGCTTCCTTCAAGGGTGGACGAACAAAGACAAATATGGAGCAGTACAACGGAGTAATTCAGCTAAACAGCGGCAAACTGGAACCCGAACAAGCCATTCGCTTACGGGATAAGGCAGCACAAGAACCCAATACATTGGCAGCATTTGTTACCACAGAAGGCACTGGAGTTGTAATCTTATCCGTTATTTCCAGTCCGGACGGCTCTATACCCGATAGTAATGAGGAGATTAGCAAATTTCATGCTCATGCCTTTTCCGTTGTCAGCTTATATTACGAATCGTGTTTGTATATCGACTTTAAGAAAAACGAACATTCCTTATTACAGTTAACCTCAGCCACTTACGACCCTGAACTGTTTTTCAACCCCGAAGCCGAAGTCTTCCTGATAGCCACCAAGAAAGATTTCGAAAAGAAAACAACGAAGCTACTCCGAAACATGGAGGGAGAGCCTGTCTCCTTTTCACATCTGCCGGTAGGCGATCAGCGGGATGTCGAAATAAAAAGAGCTTTTGACCGTGCTTACTCCAACGCGCTCAATGTGGAGTCATTCAGGGAAGATAACCGGTCGGAGTTTGTGTACGGTTTGGCATACTTTTGTTGCCTGGCAGGTATTCCGGAGGCCGAAACCGCCAAACTGGCACTCCAACGCTGCACCACGGAACATTTCACCCCCGATGACCTTCGTCTCACCATCCGCATTAAGTACAAGGAATACGAGGATGCCGTGGGTGCTGACAGCGGACTGACAAAAGTGGAGAAAGAGACACGCATGCTCGAAAGGTTTATCAAGCGAAACTTTATGCTTCGTCGCAATGTAATTCTGGAAGGTATTGAATTTCGTTATGCCGATCAGTCGAGTCACGAATGGACAGAACTTCGCGATCATCACCTCAACACCATTTACATACGCGCGCACAAAGAAGGAATAAACTGTACCCTCAATGATGTAAAGGCAATGGTCGATTCCGAGATCACCCCCTCCCATCACCCTTTCAAGGATTATATCTTTGTCCCTTTCACCGAATGGGACGGGCACGACTATATTGCCGATGTGGCAGCCACCGTACCCACCAAAGATCCCGAGTATTTTGAATGGTGTTTCCGCAAATGGTTTGTGGCTTTGGTGGCTACTTTGATAAACGACCGAGTAATCAATCACCAGATTCTGGTATTGATAGGCGGCAAACACGGTATGGGGAAATCCACTTGGCCAGAACGCTTGTTGCCTCCCGAATGGCGGAAGAGCCATTTCGACGCCAACGTGTTTTCCAATAATCCGAATGCCACCCGCATGAAACTGAGCACGGGCGCCATTCTGAATATTGATGAATTGGACACCGTTCAGCGGTACGATCAGGAAACAGTGAAGGAACTTTTCACCACCTTCAACATCAACATTCGCACTTCGCCCGACCGTCCACCCCGTAATTTCACACGCCATGCCTCATTTTTCGGCACAACGAATCACCTGGATATTCTGAGAGATTACACCGGTAGCCGTCGTAACTTGTGTCATGAAGTAACCGGTCCCATAAACTTTGATTTCAAAATAGATTACAAGCAACTCTACGCCCAGGCATGGAACATGATTATCAACGGTTTCCGCTATTACTTCAATGCAGAAGAGAATGATATTGTGGAACAACACAATCAGCATTACATGGAAACGGATGCGGACATGGAACTGTTCTATGAATATTACCGCAAACCGGAGGGTGAAGAGGAAGGCATTTACCTTTCTGCTGCGAAACTGGCGGATTATATTAAGAAGAAAACGGGGATTGCTACTAGTAAGAAGATGATCGTTAAACTGGGAAGGAACTTGAAATCACTTAATTATCAGTGGAAAAGAGTAAAAGGAAAAACAGTCTACAACGTAGTTATCAAGGAGTTAGATTAA
- a CDS encoding NAD-dependent epimerase/dehydratase family protein has protein sequence MKVIITGATGMVGEGVLHECLHHKDIEEILVVNRRSLGLQHPKLKELIHANFFDLSAVENKFKGYDACFFCLGVSSVGKNEPEYFRLTYSLTMEFANVLSKQNPNMTFCYISGAGANSAEKGKSMWARIKGKTENDLQTLAFKRAYCFRPAFIRPTKGLKNTHKFYIYIDFLYPLFLLLFSKYVCTLKELSLAIINAARIGYPISVMEVRDIVKLSKQ, from the coding sequence ATGAAAGTTATAATAACAGGAGCAACAGGTATGGTGGGTGAAGGTGTGTTACATGAATGCCTCCATCATAAGGATATAGAAGAAATTTTGGTTGTAAACCGAAGATCATTAGGTTTACAGCATCCTAAACTTAAAGAACTAATTCATGCCAATTTTTTTGACTTATCTGCTGTCGAAAACAAATTTAAAGGCTATGATGCTTGTTTCTTTTGTCTAGGTGTTAGTTCTGTAGGTAAAAACGAACCTGAATACTTCAGGTTGACTTATTCACTTACCATGGAATTTGCTAATGTGCTCTCTAAACAGAATCCGAATATGACTTTTTGTTACATTTCTGGAGCTGGTGCCAATAGTGCAGAAAAAGGAAAATCAATGTGGGCGAGGATTAAAGGAAAAACAGAAAATGACTTGCAAACATTAGCGTTCAAGAGAGCTTATTGTTTTCGTCCAGCGTTTATTCGGCCAACTAAAGGTTTAAAAAATACTCATAAATTTTATATTTATATCGACTTTTTATATCCTTTGTTTTTACTGCTTTTTTCTAAATACGTATGCACTCTGAAAGAGCTTTCTTTAGCAATAATTAATGCAGCAAGAATAGGATATCCTATCTCTGTTATGGAAGTTAGAGATATTGTTAAATTATCAAAACAATAA
- a CDS encoding AraC family transcriptional regulator produces the protein MANEIFNNNSILYSCEYKKKFSNEVVVAEHSLTYVVSGKLQMQIGEQAFLYEAGDICLVKRNELVRAIKFPDENGFPFKSINVFLSQNALISYATQKHILKQERYSGNPNINLSKNKFIKAYFDSLLPYYSEPERLSPSMADLKVTEAIELLLESNHDLETFLFDLSEPFKIDIEKYMTKNFIYNIPLKEFARLTGRSLSTFKRDFKALFHSTPEKWLKGKRLDEARYLIVEKRQKPTDIYIQVGFENYSHFSFAFKQRFGFNASKAL, from the coding sequence ATGGCAAATGAAATTTTCAATAACAATAGTATTTTGTATTCATGCGAATACAAAAAAAAATTTTCAAATGAAGTTGTTGTAGCTGAGCATAGTCTTACTTATGTTGTTTCAGGAAAACTTCAAATGCAAATTGGTGAGCAGGCATTCTTATATGAGGCCGGCGATATTTGCTTAGTTAAACGAAATGAGCTTGTTAGAGCTATAAAATTTCCTGATGAAAATGGGTTTCCCTTTAAGTCAATCAATGTCTTTTTAAGTCAAAACGCTTTGATTTCCTATGCTACTCAAAAACATATTCTTAAGCAGGAGAGATATTCTGGAAATCCAAACATAAATTTGTCAAAAAATAAGTTTATAAAGGCTTATTTTGACTCTTTGTTGCCGTATTACAGTGAGCCGGAACGGTTGTCACCCAGTATGGCTGACCTCAAAGTCACTGAAGCCATTGAGCTGTTGTTAGAATCAAATCATGATCTAGAAACATTCCTTTTTGATTTGAGCGAACCCTTTAAAATCGACATAGAGAAATACATGACCAAAAACTTCATATATAATATCCCGCTTAAGGAATTTGCTCGGTTAACTGGTCGTAGTCTATCAACTTTTAAAAGAGATTTTAAAGCCTTGTTTCACTCAACTCCTGAAAAATGGTTAAAAGGAAAAAGACTGGATGAAGCACGATACCTTATTGTAGAAAAAAGGCAAAAACCTACTGATATATATATACAGGTCGGTTTTGAGAACTATTCTCACTTTTCATTCGCCTTTAAGCAACGGTTTGGATTTAATGCTTCTAAGGCATTATAA